A stretch of the Apteryx mantelli isolate bAptMan1 chromosome 41, bAptMan1.hap1, whole genome shotgun sequence genome encodes the following:
- the TIMM17B gene encoding LOW QUALITY PROTEIN: mitochondrial import inner membrane translocase subunit Tim17-B (The sequence of the model RefSeq protein was modified relative to this genomic sequence to represent the inferred CDS: inserted 2 bases in 1 codon) — protein sequence MEEYAREPCPWRIVDDCGGAFTMGVIGGGVFQAVKGFRNAPAVRXPAPPYAGAEPRQLCPPRGGASPPPLPPPPPPQGVHHRLRGSASAIRIRAPQIGGSFAVWGGLFSTIDCGLVRLRGREDPWNSIASGALTGAVLASRSGPLAMVGSAMMGGILLALIEGVGILLTRYTAPQFHNPSPFAEDPSQLPARPPHGDAPSL from the exons ATGGAGGAGTACGCGCGGGAGCCCTG CCCCTGGCGCATCGTCGATGACTGCGGCGGCGCCTTCACCATGGGCGTCATCGGGGGCGGCGTCTTCCAGGCCGTCAAGGGCTTCCGCAACGCCCCCGCGgtgag ccccgccccgccctatGCCGGAGCGGAGCCTCGGCAGCTCTGCCCACCACGGGGCGGGGCCTCACCCCCccctttacccccccccccccccccgcagggcgtCCACCATCGTCTCCGGGGCAGCGCCAGCGCCATCCGCATCCGGGCGCCCCAGATCggag gcagcttcGCGGTGTGGGGCGGGCTCTTCTCCACCATCGACTGCGGGCTGgtgcggctgcggggccgcgagGATCCCTGGAACTCCATCGCCTCCGGGGCCCTCACCGGCGCCGTCCTCGCCTCCCGCA GTGGCCCCCTGGCCATGGTGGGCTCGGCCATGATGGGGGGGATCCTGCTGGCGCTGATCGAGGGCGTCGGGATCCTGCTGACCCGCTACACGGCCCCCCAGTTCCACAACC cgagcCCCTTCGCCGAGGACCCCTCCCAGCTGCCGGCTCGGCCCCCCCACGGCGACGCCCCCTCCCTGTGA
- the FTSJ1 gene encoding tRNA (cytidine(32)/guanosine(34)-2'-O)-methyltransferase: MGRSSKDKRDIYYRLAKEEGWRARSAFKLLQLDQRFGLFQGVRRAVDLCAAPGSWSQVLSRKLRGAPGEPVQVVAVDLQAMAPLPGVLQIQGDITKVSTAQEIQRHFEGRPADLVVCDGAPDVTGLHDLDEYIQAQLLLAALNITTHVLKAGGTFVAKIFRGKDVTLLYSQLRIFFPEVTCAKPRSSRNSSIEAFVVCRGYSPPEGYVPTMDNPLLDPDAGLALAQLSGPARVIVPFVACGDLSAYDPDRTYPLQLDPEKPYSYVEPPAPPIAPPYAQACFLRRHDLLAREGDGRRPPPCVQAPPRTRRRRRTRRKEPCASS; the protein is encoded by the exons ATGGGCCGCTCGTCCAAGGACAAGCGCGACATCTACTACCGGCTGGCGAAGGAGGAGGGCTGGCGGGCCCGCAGCGCCTTCAAGCTGCTCCAGCTCGACCAGCGCTTCGGCCTCTTCCAGG GCGTGCGCCGGGCCGTCGACCTCTGCGCCGCCCCTGGGAGCTGGAGCCAGGTGCTGAGCCGCAAGCTCAG gggggcgccgggggagccggtgCAGGTGGTGGCGGTGGATCTCCAGGCCATGGCCCCCCTCCCGGGGGTGCTCCAGATCCAGGGGGACATCACCAAG GTCTCCACGGCCCAGGAGATCCAGCGGCACTTCGAGGGGCGCCCGGCCGACCTGGTGGTGTGCGACGGGGCCCCTGACG TGACGGGCCTGCACGACTTGGACGAGTACATCCAGGCGCAGCTGCTGCTGGCG GCCCTGAACATCACCACCCACGTGCTGAAGGCGGGGGGCACCTTCGTGGCTAAG aTTTTCCGGGGCAAAGACGTGACGCTGCTCTACTCCCAGCTCCGCATCTTCTTCCCCGAGGTGACGTGCGCCAAGCCCCGCAGCAGCCGCAACTCCAGCATCG AGGCCTTCGTGGTGTGCCGCGGCTACAGCCCCCCCGAGGGCTACGTGCCCACCATGGACAACCCGCTGCTGGACCCCGACGCCG gcCTGGCCCTGGCGCAGCTCTCGGGCCCGGCCCGTGTCATCGTCCCCTTCGTGGCCTGCGGGGACCTGAGCGCCTACGACCCCGACCGCACCTACCCGCTGCAG ctggacCCCGAGAAGCCCTACAGCTACGtggagccccccgcgccccccatcGCGCCCCCCTACGCGCAGGCCTGCTTCCTGCGCCGCCACGACCTGCTGGCCCGGGAGGGGGATGGGCGCCGGCCCCCCCCGTGCGTGCAGGCCCCcccgaggacgaggaggaggaggaggacgaggaggaaggAGCCCTGCGCGAGCAGCTAG
- the PLP2 gene encoding proteolipid protein 2, translated as MESGGSQSCPGGCVAFVRTHKGLVLLGEIVLCVLTLVCYGASRTPGYTGVAVCELVFAAAFLVLYACGLHRRLALVHWGWSDFIRCLIGCLLFLITSLIVLIGHRDGSGIAAGVFGLLAGILLGYDAYITLPSRQGHTAAPTESPEGP; from the exons atgGAGTCCGGCGGATCCCAGAGCTGCCCCGGGGGCTGCGTCGCCTTCGTCCGCACCCACaaggggctggtgctgctgggcgaGATC GTGCTGTGCGTGCTCACCCTGGTGTGCTACGGGGCCTCGCGCACCCCCGGCTACACCGGCGTGGCCGTCTGCGAGCTCGTCTTCGCCGCCGCCTTCCTGGTGCTCTACGCGTGCGGCCTCCACCGGCGCCTCGCCCTCGTGCACTGGGGCTGGAGC GACTTCATCCGCTGCCTCATCGGCTGCCTGCTCTTCCTCATCACCTCCCTCATCGTCCTCATCGGGCACCGCGACGGCTCCGGCATCGCCGCTGGC gtgttcGGGCTGCTGGCCGGGATCCTGCTGGGCTACGACGCCTACATCACCCTGCCCAGCCGGCAGGGCCACACCGCCGCCCCCACTG AGTCCCCGGAAGGACCCTGA
- the GPKOW gene encoding LOW QUALITY PROTEIN: G-patch domain and KOW motifs-containing protein (The sequence of the model RefSeq protein was modified relative to this genomic sequence to represent the inferred CDS: inserted 2 bases in 2 codons; deleted 2 bases in 1 codon), with amino-acid sequence MSGGACAPAAAGEQDGGERGAEAGSAAAAPGPAAAGPVSFGFSRTAGRRRVLEAGPCAEPGGDREAAEPDFLTAVEDRELLSVRPAPPPPKELVIPLIPPYRWKNPDAPPSDADPAPNDADPAPKGAGTAPRAQAPPPQRTPSTPVSVESQAVREILEETRQGQEWGEGLPGPPLSIPISLQDRDIATRPQPLPHSALPPPGPQDYEAVPVEAFGLAMLRGMGWSXGQGIGRTFKQVVKPLEHRLRPRGLGLGAEPAPPGAPRPGQVPRGGPEPGGGPAVGETVRIEXGPHRGMYGKVEGLDPETARAMVRLALGGQTVTVSQHSLRPAPPRAAPSPRRGRTAARRRPRRARTPGPPPGAGGSKRGRGRRPHGGEGSEAGAGGPPAGPHWLRRDLQVRCVDRTHGAGRYYNCKMVVEDVVAQDACVCRTDEGLLVEGEPAEAMLETVIPRGDADRVMVVLGEHAGKVSGRILERDPARSRALVQLQREAAGRVLALDYDAICHYVGGTEDD; translated from the exons ATGTCGGGGGGGGCCTG tgcccccgcggcggccggcgagcaagatggcggcgagcgcggagccgaggccgggagcgcggcggcggcgccggggcccgccgcggccgggccggtgTCGTTCGGCTTCAGCCgcacggcggggcggcggcgggtgctggAGGCCGGGCCGtgcgcggagcccggcggggaCCGGGAGGCCGCCGAGCCCGACTTCCTCACGGCTGTGGAGGACCGTGAGCTGCTGAG CGTGCGCCCAGCCCCGCCTCCCCCAAAGGAGCTGGTCATCCCCCTGATCCCGCCCTACCGGTGGAAGAACCCCGACGCCCCGCCCAGCGATGCAGACCCCGCCCCCAATGATGCAGACCCCGCCCCCAAGGGCGCAGGCACCGCCCCAAGGGCGCAGGCACCGCCTCCGCAGCGGACCCCCTCGACG CCCGTCTCAGTGGAGTCGCAGGCGGTGAGGGAGATCCTCGAGG AGACGCGTCAGGGCCAGGAGTGGGGcgaggggctgcccgggccccctCTCTCCATCCCCATCTCGCTGCAGGACCGGGACATCGCTACGCGGCCCCAGCCT ctgccccatagcgctcttccccccccagggccccaggACTACGAGGCGGTGCCGGTGGAGGCCTTCGGGCTGGCCATGCTGCGCGGCATGGGCTGGA CGGGCCAGGGCATCGGGCGCACCTTCAAACA ggtgGTGAAGCCCCTGGAGCACCGCCTGCGGccgcgggggctggggctgggggccgagccggccccccccggcgccccccgtcCAGGGCAGGTGCCGCGGGGGGGGCCGGAgcccggggggggcccggccgtgGGGGAGACGGTGCGCATCG GCGGGCCCCACCGCGGCATGTACGGCAAG gtggaAGGGCTGGACCCCGAGACCGCGCGGGCCATGGTGCGCCTGGCGCTGGGGGGGCAGACGGTGACCGTGAGCCAGCACAGCCtgcgcccggcccccccccgggcagcg CCCAGCCCCCGAAGGGGAAGGACGGCCGCAAGGCGGAGGCCGAGGAgggcccggacgccggggcccccgcccggagccggggggagcaagaggggaagaggaaggcgCCCCCACGGCGGAGAG ggcagcGAAGCAGGCGCGGGgggcccccccgccggcccccactGGCTGCGGCGGGACCTGCAGGTGCGCTGCGTCGACAGGACCCACGGCGCCGGGCGCTACTACAACTGCAAG ATGGTGGTGGAGGACGTGGTGGCGCAGGACGCCTGCGTGTGCCGCACGGACGAGGGGCTCCTGGTGGAGGGTGA GCCTGCGGAAGCCATGCTGGAGACGGTGATCCCCCGCGGCGATGCCGACCGCGTCATGGTGGTGCTGGGGGAGCACGCCGGGAAGGTGA gTGGGCGGATCCTGGAGCGGGACCcagcgcggagccgggcgctggtgcagctgcagcggGAGGCGGCCGGGCGGGTGCTGGCGCTGGACTACGACGCCATCTGCCACTACGTGGGGGGCACCGAGGACGACTGA
- the WDR45 gene encoding WD repeat domain phosphoinositide-interacting protein 4, which translates to MESGVRIFNVEPLMEKGHLDVEQVGSVALVEMLHRSNLLAIVGGGSNPKFSDISVLIWDDAREGKEAKDKLVLEFTFPKPVLAVRMRHDKIVVVLRTRIYVFSFPENPTKLFEFDTRDNPKGLCDLCPSLEKQLLVFPGHKCGSLQLVDLGSAKPGTSSAPFTINAHQSEVACAALSPGGALVASASRKGTLIRLFDTHSRAKVPHK; encoded by the exons ATGGAGTCGGGGGTGCGGATCTTCAACGTGGAGCCGCTCATGGAGAAGGGGCACCTGG ACGTGGAGCAGGTGGGCAGCGTGGCGCTGGTGGAGATGCTGCACCGCTCCAACCTGCTGGCCATCGTGGGCGGCGGCAGCAACCCCAAGTTCTCCGACATCTCAG TGCTGATCTGGGACGACGCTCGCGAGGGGAAGGAGGCCAAGGACAAGCTGGTGCTGGAGTTCACCTTCCCCAAACCCGTCCTGGCCGTGCGCATGCGGCACGACAA GATCGTCGTGGTGCTGCGGACCCGCATCTACGTCTTCTCCTTCCCCGAAAACCCCACCAAGCTCTTCGAGTTCGACACCCGCGACAACCCCAAAG ggctctgCGACCTCTGTCCCAGCCTGGAGAAGCAGCTGCTCGTTTTCCCCGGCCACAAGTGCGGCAGCCTCCAGCTGGTG gaccTGGGCAGCGCCAAGCCGGGGACGTCGTCGGCGCCGTTCACCATCAACGCGCACCAGAGCGAGGTGGCGTGCGCGGCGCTGAGCCCCGGCGGCGCCCTCGTCGCCTCGGCCTCGCGCAAGGGCACCCTCATC
- the PQBP1 gene encoding polyglutamine-binding protein 1, translating into MPLPVALQSRLAKRGLLKHVEPEPEEEIIAEDYDDAHVDYEASRLEGLPPPWYKVIDPTCGLPYYWNVENDLVSWLSPNDPNSVVTKAAKRLKGGAEAEEPPERGYEKEREEPPLPLPPPRERRFHRREELAPYSKSKKGSRKDEELDPMDPSSYSDAPRGTWSTGLPKRNEAKTGADTTAAGPLFQQRPYPSPGAVLRANAEASRAKQD; encoded by the exons ATGCCGCTGCCGGTGGCCCTGCAGTCCCGCCTGGCCAAGCGGGGGCTGCTCAAGCACGTGGAGCCCG AGCCAGAGGAGGAGATCATCGCGGAGGACTACGACGACGCACACGTGGACTACGAGGCCTCGCGGCTGGAGGGGCTGCCGCCGCCCTGGTACAAGGTCATCGACCCCACCTG CGGGCTGCCCTACTACTGGAACGTGGAGAACGACCTGGTGTCCTGGCTGTCGCCCAACGACCCCAACTCCGTCGTCACCAAAGCGGCCAAGCGCCTCAAGGGCGGCGCAG AGGCGGAGGAACCCCCCGAGCGGGGCTACGAGAAGGAGCGGGAGGAgccgcccctgcccctgccgccgccccgggagcggcGCTTCCACCGCCGCGAGGAGCTGGCGCCCTACTCCAAGAGCAAGaaag gtagcCGCAAGGACGAGGAGCTGGACCCCATGGACCCCAGCTCCTACTCCGATGCCCCTCG GGGTACCTGGTCCACGGGGCTGCCCAAGCGGAACGAGGCGAAGACGGGGGCGGACACGACGGCGGCGGGGCCCCTCTTCCAGCAGCGCCCCTACCCCAGCCCGGGGGCCGTGCTGCGCGCCAACGCCGAGGCCTCCCGCGCCAAGCAGGACTga